From Rhizobium sp. NZLR1, a single genomic window includes:
- a CDS encoding tRNA (cytidine(34)-2'-O)-methyltransferase: protein MTDLRLALYQPDIPGNTGTILRLAACLGFAVDLIEPAGFDVSDRNLKRSGMDYIATASLTRHISWDRFEAWRLTTGRRLILASTKAADRYTDLAFCPDDILLFGRESAGVPDQVHERADARILIPMVEGQRSINVAVSAAMIVGEAMRQTVWA from the coding sequence ATGACGGACCTGAGATTGGCACTCTATCAGCCGGATATTCCCGGCAATACCGGCACGATCCTGCGCCTTGCAGCCTGCCTGGGCTTCGCGGTCGATCTGATCGAGCCCGCCGGCTTCGACGTCTCCGACCGCAACCTGAAACGATCAGGCATGGATTACATCGCCACAGCTAGCCTCACCCGACATATCAGCTGGGACCGCTTCGAGGCGTGGCGTCTGACCACCGGCCGCCGCCTAATCCTTGCCTCGACCAAGGCTGCGGACCGCTACACCGATCTTGCCTTTTGCCCCGACGATATCCTGCTTTTCGGCCGCGAAAGCGCCGGCGTGCCGGATCAGGTCCATGAGAGGGCCGATGCCCGCATCCTGATCCCGATGGTCGAAGGCCAGCGCTCGATCAACGTCGCCGTCTCGGCTGCAATGATCGTCGGCGAAGCGATGCGCCAGACGGTCTGGGCCTGA
- a CDS encoding endonuclease/exonuclease/phosphatase family protein translates to MRDTIFCVFSVLTTLVLTIVSLRYVSNFYLLSLFYSFQIHLAVAAAAASIAAFLVKRHWYALLTLAVSAVLAVHGVVMTREFVEPAVAEGRPALFKLMSFNIENDNFANGAAIADMAIASGADVVSILEAEPLLSELPRLLKTYPYYVGCGVGMQECDTLVLSKRPLIEPRIRNLGLLWRNRLTISTIDFDGQKINFLAAHLTKPYYDEFHGLEIEDLTEIIPSLPGPLVLAGDFNTSILAPDVQYLMRSQGLGTVSLEPATWPIAAGAFGIPIDHVFSRAPLRLKSVRRIGDSFGSNHFGLMAEFVVDP, encoded by the coding sequence ATGAGAGACACGATTTTCTGCGTATTCAGCGTTCTCACAACCCTGGTTCTCACCATCGTCTCACTGCGATACGTTAGCAACTTCTATCTGCTTTCTCTCTTTTACAGTTTCCAGATCCATCTGGCGGTGGCAGCAGCGGCAGCGTCGATCGCAGCCTTTCTCGTCAAGCGGCACTGGTATGCGCTGCTGACGCTCGCCGTATCCGCGGTCCTTGCCGTCCATGGTGTGGTGATGACGCGCGAATTCGTCGAGCCCGCCGTCGCCGAAGGCCGCCCGGCCCTCTTCAAGCTGATGTCTTTCAATATCGAGAATGATAATTTCGCCAACGGCGCAGCAATCGCCGATATGGCCATCGCCTCGGGTGCCGACGTCGTCAGCATCCTGGAGGCCGAACCGCTGCTGTCGGAACTGCCGCGGTTATTGAAGACCTATCCCTATTACGTCGGCTGTGGTGTCGGCATGCAGGAATGCGATACGCTGGTGCTGTCGAAGCGCCCGCTCATCGAACCTCGCATCCGCAACCTCGGGCTGCTCTGGCGCAACCGGCTGACGATCTCGACGATCGACTTCGACGGCCAGAAGATCAATTTCCTCGCCGCGCACCTGACCAAACCTTATTACGACGAATTCCATGGCCTGGAAATCGAAGATCTCACGGAGATTATTCCCTCACTGCCGGGACCGCTCGTTCTTGCCGGTGATTTCAACACGTCGATTCTGGCGCCCGACGTGCAGTATCTCATGCGCAGCCAAGGCTTGGGCACGGTATCGCTGGAGCCGGCGACATGGCCGATCGCCGCAGGCGCCTTCGGCATTCCGATTGATCACGTCTTCAGCAGGGCGCCCCTGCGGCTGAAATCGGTCCGCCGCATCGGGGACAGTTTCGGTTCAAATCATTTTGGCCTCATGGCGGAATTCGTCGTCGACCCTTGA
- the petA gene encoding ubiquinol-cytochrome c reductase iron-sulfur subunit, with the protein MSEHVTTSEASTEPTRRDFLYLTTGMAGAVGAVAVAWPFVDQMRPDASTLALASIEVDVASLEPGMSLTVKWRGKPIFIRNRTAEEVKAAADVALADLKDPIARNANLPPEAQATGVDRSGGKDKENWIVMIGTCTHLGCVPLGQAGEYNGWFCPCHGSVYDTAGRIRKGPAPQNLAIPTFSFISDTKIKIG; encoded by the coding sequence GTGAGCGAACACGTAACGACAAGCGAGGCTTCAACAGAGCCTACTCGCCGTGATTTCCTTTATCTCACCACTGGTATGGCAGGTGCTGTCGGCGCCGTCGCGGTTGCCTGGCCGTTCGTCGACCAAATGCGCCCGGATGCGTCGACGCTGGCGCTGGCCTCCATCGAAGTCGATGTTGCGAGCCTCGAGCCCGGCATGTCGCTGACGGTCAAGTGGCGCGGCAAGCCGATCTTCATCCGCAACCGCACGGCTGAAGAAGTGAAGGCCGCCGCCGATGTTGCGCTGGCGGACCTCAAGGATCCGATCGCCCGCAATGCCAATCTGCCGCCCGAAGCTCAGGCAACGGGTGTCGACCGTTCAGGTGGCAAGGACAAGGAAAACTGGATCGTCATGATCGGCACCTGCACCCATCTCGGCTGCGTGCCGCTCGGCCAGGCCGGCGAATACAATGGTTGGTTCTGTCCCTGCCATGGCTCGGTCTACGATACGGCCGGCCGCATCCGTAAGGGTCCTGCGCCGCAGAACCTGGCGATTCCGACCTTTTCATTTATATCCGATACCAAGATCAAGATCGGTTGA
- a CDS encoding ribbon-helix-helix protein, CopG family, with the protein METKMLDVHIPLPLAERLDALALDLALPRDEIVTEAVTAWLDQEERRRIVALRTLAAANTIILVEHDRVIDWADSL; encoded by the coding sequence ATGGAAACGAAAATGCTCGATGTGCATATTCCGCTTCCGCTCGCGGAAAGGCTCGATGCCCTGGCTCTCGACCTGGCATTGCCGCGCGACGAAATCGTCACCGAGGCCGTTACCGCCTGGCTCGACCAGGAGGAGCGCCGCCGCATCGTCGCGCTGCGCACCCTCGCCGCCGCCAACACCATCATCCTCGTCGAACATGACCGCGTCATCGACTGGGCCGACAGCCTGTGA
- a CDS encoding ABC transporter ATP-binding protein has translation MFLRPILRLFETWIDPFGPRANLQPPGSTLGFIRFYIGQAKMPFVAMLILGGTSAAIEAALFWFVGRLVDILGSIRPGAGWSGLLAAHGGELFGMLALIGLVRFVVAFLIALVDQQVITPGFYNLARWQSYLHVSRQSLSFFQSDFSGRIVTKVWSAGQATGDLVTSLMESVWFVGIYAVTTLVLVARLDFSLAAVVLFWLGAFGLLARHFVPRIRLHSRETAEAGSMLNGRMVDSYSNMQTLKLFARDEESDRYMRQGFDIFQDTVLRFTRFITGVRASMALLSGLMIVTMAGLSVDLWLRGLISSGAVAFSLALVLRLNFLLGRLMTQFNGIMRNLGTIQNAAELISQPLGLVDRPDAKSLLIRQPGIRFDNVSFRYGKGHLPVVENFSLTIQPGEKVGIVGRSGAGKSTLMNLLLRLYDIQDGRILIDGQDIAAVTQESLRMQIGVVSQDTSLLHRSVRDNILFGRPDAGEERLVEAARRAEAIDFIERLQDQQGRRGFDAHVGERGVKLSGGQRQRIAIARVMLKDAPILVLDEATSALDSEVEEAIQSNLHRIMEGKTVLAIAHRLSTIAALDRLIVVDLGRIIEEGSHDQLLRRGGLYAELWARQSGGFLAADEDVGSRVDDEFRHEAKMI, from the coding sequence ATGTTCCTGCGCCCCATCCTTCGCCTGTTCGAAACCTGGATCGATCCGTTCGGTCCGCGCGCCAATCTTCAGCCGCCGGGCTCGACGCTCGGTTTCATCCGGTTCTATATCGGCCAGGCGAAGATGCCGTTCGTCGCCATGCTCATTCTCGGCGGCACATCGGCGGCCATCGAGGCCGCACTTTTCTGGTTCGTCGGCCGGCTCGTCGATATCCTTGGCAGTATCAGGCCCGGCGCCGGCTGGAGCGGTCTTCTCGCAGCCCATGGCGGCGAGCTGTTCGGCATGCTCGCGCTCATCGGGCTCGTGCGTTTCGTCGTCGCCTTCCTGATCGCGCTCGTCGATCAGCAGGTGATCACGCCGGGTTTCTACAATCTAGCACGTTGGCAATCCTATCTCCATGTCTCCAGGCAGTCTTTATCGTTCTTCCAGAGCGATTTCTCCGGACGCATCGTTACCAAGGTCTGGTCGGCCGGGCAGGCAACCGGGGATCTCGTCACTTCGCTGATGGAAAGCGTCTGGTTCGTCGGAATTTATGCCGTGACGACGCTGGTGCTCGTCGCCCGGCTGGACTTTTCCCTTGCCGCCGTCGTGCTGTTCTGGCTTGGCGCCTTCGGCCTGCTTGCCCGTCATTTCGTTCCGCGGATCCGCCTTCATTCCCGCGAAACAGCGGAGGCCGGATCGATGCTGAACGGCCGAATGGTCGATTCCTACAGCAACATGCAGACGCTGAAGCTGTTTGCGCGCGACGAGGAAAGCGACCGATACATGCGGCAGGGCTTCGATATCTTTCAGGATACGGTTCTGCGTTTCACGCGGTTCATCACCGGCGTCAGGGCCTCGATGGCGCTGCTCTCCGGCCTGATGATTGTAACGATGGCGGGGCTGAGCGTCGATCTCTGGCTGCGCGGCCTGATCAGCTCCGGTGCCGTGGCATTTTCTTTGGCGCTGGTGCTCAGGCTGAATTTCCTGCTCGGGCGGCTGATGACGCAGTTTAACGGTATCATGCGCAATCTCGGCACCATTCAGAACGCCGCCGAGCTGATATCCCAACCTCTGGGGCTCGTCGATCGGCCGGATGCGAAGAGCCTGCTGATCCGGCAGCCCGGCATCCGCTTCGACAATGTTTCCTTCCGCTACGGCAAGGGTCACCTGCCGGTCGTCGAGAATTTCTCACTGACCATCCAACCGGGCGAAAAGGTCGGGATCGTCGGCCGTTCGGGGGCGGGAAAATCGACGCTGATGAACCTGCTGCTGCGCCTCTACGACATTCAGGATGGTCGCATTCTCATCGACGGCCAGGATATTGCGGCCGTGACGCAGGAATCTCTCAGGATGCAGATCGGCGTCGTCAGCCAGGACACCTCGCTGTTGCATCGTTCGGTGCGCGACAATATCCTGTTCGGACGGCCGGATGCCGGTGAGGAGCGGTTGGTCGAGGCGGCCAGGCGTGCCGAAGCCATCGACTTTATCGAGCGGCTGCAGGATCAGCAGGGCCGTAGAGGTTTCGATGCGCATGTCGGCGAACGCGGTGTCAAACTGTCAGGCGGACAGCGGCAGCGCATCGCCATTGCCCGCGTCATGCTCAAGGACGCTCCGATCCTCGTCCTCGACGAAGCGACGTCGGCCCTCGATTCGGAAGTGGAGGAAGCGATCCAATCCAATCTCCATCGGATCATGGAAGGCAAAACGGTGCTTGCGATCGCCCACCGGCTGTCGACGATTGCAGCACTCGACCGGCTGATCGTTGTTGATCTCGGCCGGATCATCGAGGAGGGCAGCCATGACCAACTGCTTCGCCGCGGCGGGCTCTATGCCGAGCTCTGGGCGCGCCAGTCCGGCGGCTTCCTCGCGGCGGACGAAGACGTGGGCTCAAGGGTCGACGACGAATTCCGCCATGAGGCCAAAATGATTTGA
- a CDS encoding ABC transporter ATP-binding protein, with protein sequence MFGWFEQRLNPFPSEEPVAPPKGLFAFCWHYSKPAAPWLGLMALLTALIAVGEVALFQFLGDIVDWLTNADRANFLDREGHKLFWMAALVLIGLPLTAGLDSLIMHQMMLGNYPMIARWQMHRFLLRHSMTFFANEFAGRVATKVMQTSLAVRETVMKILDVFVYVVTYFLTMIIVIAAADWRLMIPILVWLAVYIGIVAYFVPRLRKIAATQADARSMMTGRVVDSYTNIATVKLFSHAGREEVYAKEGMDEFLQTVHKQMRKVTLFHISVYLNNCVALFVISGLSIWFWLNGAISVGAIAIAIGLAMRVNGMSQWIMWEVSALFENIGTVYDGMEMMSKQHDIVDKPGAPSLTAKKGAIHYDRIRFHYGKSKGVIDNLSLDIKAGEKVGLVGRSGAGKTTLMNLLLRFYDLESGRITIDGQDIAGVSQESLRSLIGVVTQDTSLLHRSIRDNIAYGRPDASDVEIIEAAKRANAWEFIEGLVDMQGREGLDAQVGERGVKLSGGQRQRVAIARVFLKDAPILVLDEATSALDSEVEAAIQENLFALMEGKTVIAIAHRLSTLTEMDRLIVLDKGRIVEAGSHAELVEGRGIYADLWNRQSGGFLSDHAEEAEEAAE encoded by the coding sequence ATGTTTGGCTGGTTCGAACAGCGACTCAATCCCTTTCCAAGCGAGGAGCCCGTTGCTCCGCCGAAGGGTCTCTTTGCCTTTTGCTGGCACTACAGCAAACCGGCGGCGCCATGGCTCGGACTGATGGCCCTGTTGACCGCGCTGATCGCCGTCGGCGAAGTGGCGCTCTTCCAGTTCCTCGGCGACATCGTCGACTGGCTGACCAATGCCGATCGCGCCAACTTCCTGGACAGGGAGGGCCACAAGCTTTTCTGGATGGCGGCGCTGGTGCTGATCGGTCTGCCGCTGACGGCGGGGCTCGATTCTCTGATCATGCATCAGATGATGCTCGGTAACTATCCGATGATTGCACGCTGGCAGATGCACCGCTTCCTGCTGCGCCACAGCATGACGTTCTTCGCCAATGAGTTTGCCGGGCGCGTGGCGACCAAGGTCATGCAGACCTCGCTTGCCGTGCGCGAAACGGTGATGAAGATCCTCGACGTCTTCGTCTACGTTGTGACCTACTTCCTGACGATGATCATCGTCATTGCGGCGGCAGACTGGCGGCTGATGATCCCGATCCTCGTCTGGCTCGCCGTCTACATCGGCATCGTCGCCTATTTCGTGCCGCGGCTTCGCAAGATCGCTGCGACGCAGGCGGATGCGCGCTCGATGATGACGGGGCGCGTGGTCGACAGCTATACGAATATCGCCACCGTCAAGCTGTTTTCGCATGCCGGCCGCGAGGAGGTCTATGCCAAGGAGGGCATGGACGAGTTCCTGCAGACCGTGCACAAGCAGATGCGCAAGGTGACACTCTTCCACATCAGCGTCTATCTGAACAACTGTGTCGCGCTCTTCGTCATCTCCGGTCTGTCGATCTGGTTCTGGCTGAACGGCGCGATCTCGGTCGGAGCCATCGCCATCGCCATCGGACTTGCGATGCGCGTCAACGGTATGTCGCAATGGATCATGTGGGAAGTCTCGGCGCTGTTCGAGAATATCGGCACGGTCTATGACGGCATGGAGATGATGAGCAAACAGCACGACATCGTCGACAAGCCGGGCGCTCCCAGTTTGACGGCGAAGAAGGGCGCGATCCACTACGACCGCATCCGCTTCCACTACGGCAAGAGCAAGGGTGTCATCGACAACCTGTCACTCGACATCAAGGCGGGCGAGAAGGTCGGTCTCGTCGGCCGCTCCGGCGCCGGCAAGACGACGCTGATGAACCTGTTGCTGCGCTTCTACGACCTGGAGAGTGGGCGCATCACTATCGACGGGCAGGACATCGCCGGCGTCTCGCAAGAAAGCCTGCGCTCGCTGATCGGCGTGGTGACGCAGGATACCTCGCTGCTGCATCGCTCGATCCGCGACAACATCGCCTACGGCCGTCCCGATGCCTCGGACGTCGAGATCATCGAGGCCGCCAAGCGCGCCAATGCCTGGGAGTTCATCGAAGGGCTCGTCGACATGCAAGGCCGCGAGGGGCTTGACGCTCAGGTCGGCGAACGCGGCGTCAAGCTCTCCGGCGGCCAGCGGCAGCGCGTCGCGATCGCCCGCGTTTTCCTTAAGGACGCGCCGATCCTGGTGCTCGACGAGGCGACCTCGGCGCTCGATTCCGAAGTCGAGGCGGCGATCCAGGAAAACCTGTTTGCCCTGATGGAGGGCAAGACGGTAATCGCGATCGCTCACCGGCTGTCGACGTTGACGGAGATGGACCGGCTGATCGTGCTCGACAAGGGCCGAATCGTCGAGGCCGGTTCGCATGCCGAACTCGTCGAAGGACGCGGCATCTATGCCGACCTCTGGAACCGCCAGTCCGGCGGCTTCCTCTCCGATCACGCCGAAGAGGCGGAAGAGGCGGCGGAATGA